The DNA sequence GGGTGTTTGGCCCGGACAAACCGCTGGAGGTACCCCCTCGGGGTACCTGTACCCTGTCCGGTATGCGTTCCCTGACCAGTCGCTTCGTCGCCGGGTTGGCCGCGCTCGGGCTGGCATTGTTGTTGACCGCGTGTGGCAGCGACACGGCGGACGCCGGGCATTCAAGCCATCCCACCACGGACGAACCGGTCATCACCGGCGAGCCCGCGGGATACAACGCCGCCGATGTCGCCTTCGCCACGAACATGGTCCCGCACCACAAGCAGGCGGTCGACCTCGCCGCGATGGTTCCCGAGCGCAGTGCCAACAACGAGTTGGGCCGGCTCGCGAGCGAGATCACCGCCACGCAGGTGCCGGAGATCAACATCCTCAACGTGTTCCTGGTCCAGTGGAACGAGAACCCCGAAATCGGCAGTGGCGAGAACGGCGGTGAGCATGCCGCGCACGCCGAGCACGCCATGAAAGGCATGGTCGACCAGGCCACGATGACGCGGTTGGAGTCGCTGGAAGGCCCCGAGTTCGACAGGCTGTGGCTGGAGTCGATGATCAGCCATCACCAGGGCGCGGTGGAGATGGCC is a window from the Mycolicibacterium poriferae genome containing:
- a CDS encoding DUF305 domain-containing protein, with protein sequence MRSLTSRFVAGLAALGLALLLTACGSDTADAGHSSHPTTDEPVITGEPAGYNAADVAFATNMVPHHKQAVDLAAMVPERSANNELGRLASEITATQVPEINILNVFLVQWNENPEIGSGENGGEHAAHAEHAMKGMVDQATMTRLESLEGPEFDRLWLESMISHHQGAVEMAKAEVADGKNVDAIAMAEMMITTQEAEIAQMQQMLEEIRP